A window of the Hordeum vulgare subsp. vulgare chromosome 5H, MorexV3_pseudomolecules_assembly, whole genome shotgun sequence genome harbors these coding sequences:
- the LOC123396481 gene encoding cyclin-dependent kinase inhibitor 5-like, with translation MPNCVSSGVSYGGFADEDNDRVRTSNGRFGSLELNHYRRPMLEASVDPVIDLSAAKEALARRSWHWSLLPPDRAHQPSLILGTRETTPCSLIYSSKTMSTPSSTTRASNPSRRMLQTPVCRYVPSSLEMDEFFATDEQQQHQHQTFRDKYNFCPASERPLPGRYEWTALDC, from the exons ATGCCTAATTGTGTGTCCAGTGGTGTGTCATATGGAGGATTTGCTGATGAGGACAATGACAGGGTAAGAACAAGCAATGGCAGGTTTGGCAGCTTGGAGTTGAACCACTACAGGCGGCCTATGTTGGAGGCATCGGTTGATCCGGTGATCGATCTGTCGGCTGCGAAAGAG GCATTGGCAAGACGGAGCTGGCATTGGAGTTTGTTGCCACCCGACCGAGCTCACCAACCCAGCTTGATTCT GGGCACGAGGGAGACGACGCCATGCAGTCTCATCTACAGCTCGAAGACGATGAGCACCCCCAGCTCCACGACCAGGGCCAGCAACCCCTCACGCCGCATGCTACAGACGCCGGTCTGCCGCTACGTCCCGAGCTCGCTCGAGATGGACGAGTTCTTCGCCACCGAcgagcaacagcaacaccaacaccagACCTTCAGGGACAA GTACAACTTCTGCCCCGCGAGCGAGCGCCCGCTCCCCGGCCGGTACGAGTGGACGGCGCTAGACTGCTAG